TTGAAAGTACACCTACTGATGTTTGTCGAAAAATTATGAAAATGTTGCGTGTATAATTTTCTTTATTGATGAAATACTTATATATGAATGGTAAAAAAAAGTGAGTGTGGTAGGAATGAAAACAAATGATTATGTGAAATTTATGACTCAACAGTTTGTCTCATATGTTGATCAGCCGAAAGAAGAGAGGCTTGCTAAAAAACAGCAGAAGAAAGAATTGAAAGAGCCAAGGTCTTACCGCTGGTTTGGGTTAATTCCGATGTCTCTATCTGTTACGGCAAAAAAATTACGGAAAAAATAATCTTTTATAAGGCTGTTTCACATGTACAAATCATATGAAACAGCCTTTTTTTGTTTGATGATTTTGATTTTTAAAGTTAAGGCTCATTTCGTAAACTTTGTTGCTATTTTTAAAAAGATTGGTTGAGTGAAAGGCGGCGACTCCAGCGGGAAAAGCAACGGCTGAAGACCCCGCAGGAACGAGGAGGCTGAAGCGTTGCCCGCGGAAAGCGCCCGTCTGTAACGTAAACCAAGCCTGAAAGATTTCTCGAAAACAACAATCTATGCGGAAAGAGCCTAAGTTAAAGGATGGTTAGCAAAATAAAATAGTCCACCATTAATGATATTAATTTTTACTAGTGGTTCGTATTGTTGTTTAAGTGCTTCTTTTTCCATTTCATATGTTGAAGGTTTCTCATCATATTCTTCGTAAAATGCTTCAAGTAAACGTTCATCCTCTTGCCAACGTTGGGCAGCTTCATATGCCCAAGCGTGATTTTCCTTTTCTAACGTAAGCAGGATTTGTTTTTTGATTCGCTCGATTCCAGACTTTGGCTTAATGATTGGGTTAATCGTATAACAATAATCAGGAATAGCTTCTTGGAAGTCCTTATTTTTCATTAAAGAATGGAAATCACTAATCATCTCCCCTGTAATTAGGTTTAGCCCAATTGAAAATAGTTGCTCTTTCGTACGGTCACAGCAATAGGAAACAATCACATTCAAAACAAGCCATGGATTTAACCCAATGGAGGGCTTGTTTACTTGAATGGATTCATATAATAAGGCATGACTGCCTTGTTCAATGGCTGTTTCAAATATTTGATGAAGTCTAGGTGCACCAAAATGAAGGGCTTCCCCTTTTAACCCTTCAGGTGCATTGTTTTGGTCAGTAATTAAAGTGAGTTTCATTGGGTTTGGAACCCCGCCCATTTTCTCTAAATAATGCCAATAAAATGGGCGGTTCATTAATGCTTTATCCATGTCGATCGATAATTGTATGTGTAAGTAACTCGGAGATTCTTCAAGAATTTCACTTTCGTTTTCAACAAAGAACTGTTTAACATAACTATGAATTTGCTCTGTATTCATGAGAACCTCCCCCCTTAGCATGTAATATAGATGTTAAATTATCCATTTTAATCTTCATTTCTCCTTGCGTCTCAGATTCAAGAAGAATATTTTTTACGTGATCTTCAACTGGTTCATCAGAAAACTTCTCTAATATTTCATCTAGTTCACCAATAACACCTTCAAAGAGGCCGATCTTCTTGTAGAGTAATTGTAAAATATGATCTTCAACAGTGTTTTTTACAGCAAAATTATAGATTTGAACATCGTGTTCTTGCCCTAAGCGATGGATTCGACCAATTCTTTGTTCTATTCGCATTGGATTCCATGGTAGGTCGTAATTAATCATATGGTGGCAAAATTGAAGGTTGATCCCTTCACCACCTGCCTCTGTTGCAATGAGAACTTGCGCATGGTCACGGAATAATTGCTTCATCCAATCCTTCTTACTTCGTTTGAATCCGCCGCGAAATGGGACGGATTTAACCCCATGTTGAGCGAGGAACCATTGTAAATATAGTTGTGTTGCACGGTATTCAGTGAAAATGATTACCTTATCATTACAGTCTTGAATTAATTCCAAAGCTTTTTCAGCTTTTGAATTCACTTGTACGTTATTTATGAACTGTAG
The Bacillus shivajii DNA segment above includes these coding regions:
- a CDS encoding YqzE family protein, with the translated sequence MKTNDYVKFMTQQFVSYVDQPKEERLAKKQQKKELKEPRSYRWFGLIPMSLSVTAKKLRKK
- a CDS encoding YqhG family protein, with the translated sequence MNTEQIHSYVKQFFVENESEILEESPSYLHIQLSIDMDKALMNRPFYWHYLEKMGGVPNPMKLTLITDQNNAPEGLKGEALHFGAPRLHQIFETAIEQGSHALLYESIQVNKPSIGLNPWLVLNVIVSYCCDRTKEQLFSIGLNLITGEMISDFHSLMKNKDFQEAIPDYCYTINPIIKPKSGIERIKKQILLTLEKENHAWAYEAAQRWQEDERLLEAFYEEYDEKPSTYEMEKEALKQQYEPLVKINIINGGLFYFANHPLT